One genomic region from Gossypium hirsutum isolate 1008001.06 chromosome D13, Gossypium_hirsutum_v2.1, whole genome shotgun sequence encodes:
- the LOC107919208 gene encoding golgin subfamily A member 4 isoform X2, which produces MSRVSRGQKSKNFQGEGPNWILIAGGALLSTLSVRLGYKPKQALDIKQQDNATASLKGNGTSDRRRSSGCRLHSNMYAFTEEDDGCFNCMSGAENIEKHPPNGQILPESEVALPLVTVPTSDFSKDNGVMWASSPDRLELPPRPFHHSNCSDSPCVSESGSDIFSKREVIQKLRQHLKRRDGMILEMQDQIMELQNSLNAQVTHSTHLQSQLDAANRDLFDSQREIQRLRKAIADHCVGHGGTNKMTSIDTAWPSDIRNGHANGYLDVESNSDSPEKGRGDGERIEMLKREVGELKEVIEGKEYLLQSYKEQKLELSMKIKELQQRLDSQLPNIL; this is translated from the exons ATGAG TCGGGTATCTAGGGGTCAGAAGTCAAAAAATTTTCAGGGTGAGGGGCCAAATTGGATTCTCATCGCTGGTGGTGCTTTGCTAAGTACTTTATCAGTTAGACTTGGTTACAAGCCGAAGCAGGCACTTGACATAAAGCAGCAGGACAATGCTACTGCCAGCTTGAAAG GGAATGGAACTTCTGATAGAAGGAGATCGTCAGGTTGCCGATTGCATTCAAACATGTACGCATTTACTGAAGAAGATGATGGTTGTTTCAACTGCATGTCAG GAGCTGAAAACATAGAGAAGCACCCACCCAATGGACAGATACTGCCAGAATCTGAGGTTGCTCTCCCTCTGGTGACAGTTCCCACCTCTGATTTCAGCAAGGATAATGGTGTTATGTGGGCATCATCTCCAGATCGCCTTGAGTTGCCTCCTAGGCCATTTCATCATTCTAACTGCTCTGACTCACCATGTGTCTCAGAATCTGGCTCTGACATATTTAGCAAGCGGGAAGTGATACAGAAACTAAGGCAACACTTAAAAAGAAGAGATGGTATGATTCTGGAGATGCAGGATCAGATTATGGAACTGCAGAATTCACTGAATGCTCAGGTGACACACTCAACTCACCTACAATCACAACTGGATGCTGCAAATAGAGACTTGTTCGACTCTCAGAGAGAAATCCAAAGGCTGAGGAAGGCAATTGCAGATCACTGTGTGGGACATGGTGGCACAAATAAGATGACATCAATCGATACAGCTTGGCCATCAGACATAAGAAATGGCCATGCTAATGGGTATCTTGATGTGGAGAGCAACTCAGACTCCCCTGAAAAGGGAAGGGGGGATGGGGAGAGAATTGAGATGCTGAAGAGAGAAGTAGGAGAACTAAAAGAGGTGATAGAAGGGAAAGAGTATTTGCTGCAGAGCTACAAGGAGCAGAAGCTGGAGCTTTCCATGAAGATCAAGGAGTTGCAACAGAGATTGGATTCCCAGCTCCCCAACATTTTGTAG
- the LOC107919208 gene encoding golgin subfamily A member 4 isoform X1: MNTRNSRVSRGQKSKNFQGEGPNWILIAGGALLSTLSVRLGYKPKQALDIKQQDNATASLKGNGTSDRRRSSGCRLHSNMYAFTEEDDGCFNCMSGAENIEKHPPNGQILPESEVALPLVTVPTSDFSKDNGVMWASSPDRLELPPRPFHHSNCSDSPCVSESGSDIFSKREVIQKLRQHLKRRDGMILEMQDQIMELQNSLNAQVTHSTHLQSQLDAANRDLFDSQREIQRLRKAIADHCVGHGGTNKMTSIDTAWPSDIRNGHANGYLDVESNSDSPEKGRGDGERIEMLKREVGELKEVIEGKEYLLQSYKEQKLELSMKIKELQQRLDSQLPNIL; encoded by the exons ATGAATACAAGAAACAGTCGGGTATCTAGGGGTCAGAAGTCAAAAAATTTTCAGGGTGAGGGGCCAAATTGGATTCTCATCGCTGGTGGTGCTTTGCTAAGTACTTTATCAGTTAGACTTGGTTACAAGCCGAAGCAGGCACTTGACATAAAGCAGCAGGACAATGCTACTGCCAGCTTGAAAG GGAATGGAACTTCTGATAGAAGGAGATCGTCAGGTTGCCGATTGCATTCAAACATGTACGCATTTACTGAAGAAGATGATGGTTGTTTCAACTGCATGTCAG GAGCTGAAAACATAGAGAAGCACCCACCCAATGGACAGATACTGCCAGAATCTGAGGTTGCTCTCCCTCTGGTGACAGTTCCCACCTCTGATTTCAGCAAGGATAATGGTGTTATGTGGGCATCATCTCCAGATCGCCTTGAGTTGCCTCCTAGGCCATTTCATCATTCTAACTGCTCTGACTCACCATGTGTCTCAGAATCTGGCTCTGACATATTTAGCAAGCGGGAAGTGATACAGAAACTAAGGCAACACTTAAAAAGAAGAGATGGTATGATTCTGGAGATGCAGGATCAGATTATGGAACTGCAGAATTCACTGAATGCTCAGGTGACACACTCAACTCACCTACAATCACAACTGGATGCTGCAAATAGAGACTTGTTCGACTCTCAGAGAGAAATCCAAAGGCTGAGGAAGGCAATTGCAGATCACTGTGTGGGACATGGTGGCACAAATAAGATGACATCAATCGATACAGCTTGGCCATCAGACATAAGAAATGGCCATGCTAATGGGTATCTTGATGTGGAGAGCAACTCAGACTCCCCTGAAAAGGGAAGGGGGGATGGGGAGAGAATTGAGATGCTGAAGAGAGAAGTAGGAGAACTAAAAGAGGTGATAGAAGGGAAAGAGTATTTGCTGCAGAGCTACAAGGAGCAGAAGCTGGAGCTTTCCATGAAGATCAAGGAGTTGCAACAGAGATTGGATTCCCAGCTCCCCAACATTTTGTAG
- the LOC121225141 gene encoding PH domain-containing protein DDB_G0275795: MEEDKSMSPQQRQQQQFLLHQQKQQQQQQQQQMLLLQQLQKQAQHHQQQQQAISRFPSNIDAHLRTTPGVLPNRAINIHPNPNSTPNPNPNPNPNSTPNSQQQQQPPQSQQQQQQRQQQQQQKQMRPLNQAELRMAYQDALRVCHPDFKRPFSSLEDACERLLPYHVVADYEAEEDDRILDSDTTGQMPSRSQQWDHNIAAKVAEFTATFEKQALAFNIISRKRAAGEFRSEERLMVEQALLQEEKRAMLELRAEIESREKASREAHEAKLRMAAMVQAEQAHAEIMAQGPIRANALGSHGHDIGEQSQGLNPDEMMNGWGNNAPRDEKEPSEVFLNDEETENGDTSVQNEWREVGEFDLNSR; encoded by the exons ATGGAGGAAGACAAGTCAATGAGTCCTCAGCAGCGGCAGCAGCAGCAATTTCTCTTACACCAACAGAAACAACAACAGCAACAGCAACAGCAACAAATGCTTCTCTTACAACAACTTCAGAAACAAGCCCAACATCATCAGCAACAGCAGCAGGCAATTTCTCGCTTCCCTTCCAACATTGATGCCCATTTACGTACTACTCCTGGTGTTCTTCCCAATCGTGCTATTAACATCCACCCAAACCCTAATTCAACCCCCaatcctaaccctaaccctaaccctaattccACTCCTAATTCACAACAACAGCAACAGCCCCCACAATCACAGCAACAGCAACAGCAGCGgcaacaacagcagcagcagaAGCAGATGCGGCCGTTGAATCAAGCTGAACTTCGGATGGCTTATCAGGATGCCTTGCGTGTTTGTCACCCTGATTTTAAACGACCCTTTTCTTCCCTTGAAGATGCCTGTGAAAG GTTACTACCTTACCATGTTGTAGCAGACTATGAAGCAGAGGAGGATGACAGAATTCTTGATTCTGACACAACGGGCCAGATGCCATCTCGGTCCCAGCAGTGGGATCACAACATTGCTGCCAAAGTCGCCGAGTTCACAGCGACGTTCGAGAAACAGGCACTTGCCTTCAACATAATATCTCGCAAACGAGCCGCAGGGGAATTTCGATCTGAGGAAAGGTTGATGGTTGAGCAGGCTCTTCTCCAGGAAGAGAAGAGAGCCATGCTTGAGTTGAGAGCAGAAATAGAATCAAGGGAGAAGGCTAGTCGGGAGGCTCATGAGGCTAAGTTGCGAATGGCAGCAATGGTTCAGGCAGAGCAAGCTCATGCTGAAATAATGGCCCAAGGACCTATAAGAGCAAATGCTCTTGGATCTCATGGTCATGACATTGGAGAACAGTCACAGGGTTTAAACCCTGATGAGATGATGAACGGATGGGGGAACAATGCACCTCGGGATGAAAAGGAGCCTTCGGAAGTTTTCTTGAATGATGAAGAGACTGAAAACGGAGATACAAGTGTGCAGAACGAATGGCGTGAAGTCGGGGAGTTTGATTTGAACAGTAGATAG